In Nitrosomonas ureae, the sequence ATTTTTTGAATATATGTTGCAAGTTCCTGCTAACCGGATCGGATATACCGTGTTGTCAGTCGCACAACTTAAAATACTCCAGGAAGTAATCACACTAACGGTTTTTGTGCCTTTTGCGTTACTGTATTTGAAAGAGCCGCTAAAGCTGGATTATTTGTGGGCTGCGTTGTGCATGATGGGAGCGGTTTATTTTATGTTTCGCGCGCGATAAATAATTATAATTTTGCTATCTTGCTGAATTATAATTCTGTTTTTTGATAGATTGCCTGTTAAAAGAGATAGTACAATAGCTAGTAATTTGAATAGTCATATTGAGGTTATCCGGGTGTATGAATCAAAACAAAAGAAAAAGTGCGCAATTGAATCAATTTCACCGGGATTTTCTAAACTAGCAGTAAAATAATGAAACAAATTATCCGAAGCATTTTCTTTCTCATTTTGCTTGGCTTGCCGCTGACCTGCTGGAGCAATGAATCATCTCCCGTCAAACTGGAAAGCGAGCAAAAATCAATCATAAAACCGCAGAAAAAACCGGTACTGATTGAGGCTGACAGGATTACTGGTTATTACAAGCAGGAAATCGAAGCGGTTGGAGATGCGGTGTTACATCATGGCGATAATGTTCTCACTGCGGATCGGATGAAATATTATCAGCAAACGGAAGATGCAGAGGTTGAAGGTAGTGTTCGTTTGGAACGACCCAACGATGTCCTGCAAGGGCAACGGCTTGAAATTAACCTTAAAACCGAAGTAGGTCAGTTAACCGAGCCGCGTTATTCGATGAAAGAAGGCAAGGGGCGCGGTGCAGGCGATATCTTGTTGTTCGAAGGTAAAGATAATTACCGGATTAAAGATACCAACTATACTGCTTGCCCGGAAGGAAATCATGATTGGTATTTGCGTGCCAAGGAATTGGAAATTGATAACAAAAAAGAAGTGGGCACTGCACGTCATGTCAGTGTCGTGTTTAAAGATGTTCCGCTTTTATATTCACCCTGGCTGGATTTTTCCTATAGCGGTAAACGTAAGTCCGGGTTACTGACTCCTGTTGCGGGGTATAACGTTAGAACCGGTTTTGATGTAGGTTTGCCGGTTTATCTGAATATTGCCCCCAATATTGATGCCACGATAACACCACGGATTATGACTGAGCGCGGTTTCTTGCTGAGTAATGAGTTTCGGTATATCGGTAATAACAATATGAACGGCCATCTGCAGCTTGATATCTTGCCGCATGATATTGTTAGAAATCAAACCCGCTGGGGTATTTTATTTACGCACACGCAAAATCTTGGGAAAGGGTGGCAGGGCTTTATGAATTACAACCAAGTATCGGATGATCGTTATTTTCGTGAGCTAACACCCAATCTGGCGCAAACCAGTTTGGTCAACTTGTCGCAACAGGGAGGGGTGAATTATAACGGTAGGTTGGGAACAGACGGTGTATTGAATTTCACCGGATTTGCGCAACGTTTTCAGACTATTCAGGAACCCTTTGCATTAATTGTGTCACCTTATGAAAGATTGCCGCATTTTGCTGTGAATGCGGCCAAATATAATGTGGGTGGGAAACTGGATTTTGAACTGCAGAGTAGTTGGACGAATTTTTATCATCCGACGCTTGTGGACGGAAATCGGACTATTTTTTATCCCAGCGTCAGTGCGCCATTACGCAATGAATATGGCTATATTACCCCCAAATTCGGCTTGCATTACACGCATTATAATCTGGCGGCCCCGGTCGATACCAAGGGGGAAAACGTGGATCGCACGGTTCCCATTGTAAGTCTGGATAGTGGAATTGCATTTGATCGTCAATTGAATTTGGGTGATAGGAATATTATTCAGACGCTTGAGCCACGTTTGTTTTATGTTTATGCACCCTATCGTAATCAGGATTATTTGCCGAATTTCGATTCGGCAGTCAATGACTTCAGCTTTGCGCAGATGCTGACCGAAAACAAGTTCAGTGGCGGTGACCGTATTAACGATGCCAATCGTGCGGTAGCGGCCCTTACATCCCGTTTCGTTGATAAGGATACAGGCATCGAATTTTTGCGATTGGCTGTCGGTCAGATGGTGAATTTCACTGACCCCAGAATTCAGTTGCCGTTGCCGCAGGTGACCAGCGGAAGATCGGATTTTATTGCTGCCATCTCAGGTCGTTTAACCCAGGAAATCAGCACCGATTCGAATGTTCAGATCGATCAATCCAAAGGGGTGATTGAAAAAATCCGCAGTGGTATCAGTTATCAACCGGAACCTGGAAAGGTCCTAAACTTTGGTTATCGCTTTACACGTGATGTACGTGAACAAGTCGACACATCCATTGAACAAGTCGACACGTCGATGCAGTGGCCTATTTATGGGAATTTGCGTGGTGTTACGCGGGTAAATTATTCATTAAACGACGATAAAATTCTGGCAGGTCTGGCAGGACTTGAATACAACTCTTGTTGCTGGGCTTTAAGGGTAGTATTGCAACGATTGACGACAGCAACACAGACAACAACAACAGCATTTTTTTTGCAACTGGAGCTCAAAGGATTGATGGGGCTAGGTAACAACCCGCTGCAAGTATTGCAGCAGACGATTCCTGGATATACCAGCGTTCATTAATTATATTGGTTTTGCATTATTGTATTCATCACGTATCATCATTCTATGCATCAAAAAAACGATTTTTGGATTTTTCTGATACTGACCATTATCCTCATACCAGCTCAAATTACCGCACAAGAATTGGCGTTTGTTCCGGAAGCTAAGCCGATTAATCACATAGTCGCTGTTGTGAATGAAGACGTGATTACCCGCCATGAACTTGATGAGGCAATAAAAACAGCTATCAGCCGAATGCAGCAACAAGGAATGCAAATACCGGATCAGCATATTTTGGAAGAACAGGTACTGGAGTCTGTTATTACCAAACGCATACAGATCCAACATGCACAGGAAGTCGGTTTGTCCGTTGCTGAACCTGAATTGGATGAAACTATTAACCGCATTGCCCTAGATAATCAATTAACTTTGCCTGAATTTCATACTGTGCTGGAGAATGACGGCATCAGCTATAACAAGTTTCGCGAAGAAATTCGGGAAGAAATGATTATCGCACGACTTAAAGAACGGGAGGTTAAACATCAGGTCAATGTTACAGAAGGAGAAGTGGATAATTTTTTGCAGACTCAGGAAGCATCGGCTGTGGGTGATGATGAGTATCGTCTCGCTCATATTATGATCCTGGTACCGGAAAACATGACCGCAGATCAGATCCAGCAAAGAGCCGAACGTGCTGAAATGGCTTTGACCAGATTGAGAGAAGGTGTTGAATTTTCACAGATAGTTTCTGAATTTTCTGATGCGGCAGATGCAAAAAATGGCGGTATCATCGAATGGCGCCCAATTTCTCAAATGGGACCGGCTTTTGCTCAAATACTGGAAGTGCTTCAGCCAGGTGATATCACATCAATCGTGCAAAGCCCGAATGGTTTTCATATCTTTAAATTACTGGGTAGGCGTGCTCAGGAAACGCCGACGGTCATTATTGACCAAACTCATGCACGTCATATATTAATAAAGATCAATGAATTGACTTCTGAGAACGATGGGAAGCTAAAAATTCTTGCGCTTAAAGATCGATTGGATCGAGGGGAAAGTTTTGAAGAGGTTGCCAAGCTCTACTCTGAAGATGCCAGTGCATCATCCGGTGGCGATTTGGGCTGGCTTTCACCCGGGGATACCGTGCCGGATTTCGAGCGGGTGATGAATGCGCTGTTACCCGGTGAAATCAGTGATCCGGTAAGATCTCAATTTGGCTGGCATTTAATTCAAGTTATGGAGCGTCGTACTCAGGATATCAGTCTTGACCGACGCAGACAATCAGCGCGACAAGCGATAAGGACTCGCAAGGCCGATGTGGTTATTCAGGATTGGTTACAGCAATTGCGTGATCAAGCCTATATCGAATATCGTCTGGATCAGGAATTATGAATCAAAAATTCATTCCGGCATTGGCACTTACTGCAGGAGAACCGGCAGGAATCGGTCCCGATTTATGCGTACAGATCGCACAACAATCATTGTCATGCAAGCTGGTGGTGATTGCAGATGGCGACGTATTGCTGCAACGTGCGAAACAACTTGGACTTCCTTTAAATCTGATCGAGGTTTCTGCGATTTCTCCGGCTCAGCATACTGCGGGAAGTTTGCAGATTTTGCACATTCCTACTGCGGAACCGGTAGTACCAGGGAGGCTTAATCCGGCAAATGCACGATATGTTTTGGCCACATTGGATCGCGCTGTTGAAGCGTGTAAATCAGAACAATTTAACGGCACGGTGACTGCACCGGTGCATAAGGGAGTGATTAATGATGCCGGTTTTTCTTTTACCGGCCATACAGAGTACTTGTCGGAATTGATGCATAGCCCGGTTGTCATGATGCTAGTGGGTGGAAACATGCGTGTCGCTCTCGCGACAACTCATTTGCCACTCAAGGATGTGGCAAAGGCGATTACTGCAGACAGCATTGAATGTAAATTGCGTATTCTTCAGCGTGATTTAATCACCCGTTTCATGCTCGATAAACCACGTATCGCGGTCGCGGGACTTAATCCGCATGCGGGCGAATCCGGTCATCTGGGACGCGAAGAAATTGATATCATTATTCCCACTTTGAATAAACTACGGGCTGAAGGCATGCAGTTAGCCGGGCCTATTCCGGCGGATACGTTATTTAGTCCTGCACAACTTAAACAATATGATTGCATCTTCACCATGTACCACGATCAGGGGTTGCCTGTTTTGAAGCACGCGAGTTTTGGCGGTGGCGTAAATATCACATTAGGATTGCCGATTATTCGAACTTCAGTTGATCATGGCACGGCTCTGGAATTGGCTGCAACCGGGAAGGCAAATGCCGGAAGTCTATTGACAGCCATTGACATGGCTGCTCAACTGGCCGGTAACCAAGTATCCTTTTATAGTCATGCGACATAATCCCCGTAAGCGTTTCGGTCAGAATTTTCTTTTTGATCAATACATTATTAATAAAATTATAACGGAATTTTATCCGCGGAAAGATGATCGCATCATTGAAATAGGACCGGGCTTGGGGGCGTTAACGCGGCCTCTACTGCAAGTGATTGATCATTTGCATGTGGTGGAGATCGATCGTGACATTGTCGATAAATTGAAGATCGAGTTCTCGCATGAAAATATGACCATTCATGCGGCTGATGCATTGCAGTTTGATTTTTCTGCTCTTGGCAATCAACTGCGAATTATCGGTAATTTACCTTATAACATTTCTACACCGTTACTGTTTCACCTGAGCCAGTTTTCTGAGCATATTCTGGATATGCACTTCATGTTGCAGAAGGAGGTGGTCGAGCGCATGGTAGGTGTGCCGGGGACATCCGATTACGGGCGGCTTTCCATCATGTTGCAGTACCGCTTCGACATGGAATATGTATTTGACGTCCCAGCAGAATCTTTTCGTCCGCAACCGAAGGTCGAATCAGCTATAGTGCGCATGATTCCCCGGCCGGTACCATTGTTGATGGCTATTGATGAAACATTATTCTCACAAATTGTATTAACAGCATTTTCGCAGCGCCGTAAAACCTTGCGTAATGCATTGCAACAATATTTAACTGTGGAGGATTTTAGCGCGCTGGATATTGATTCTGGGTTACGTGCGGAAAATTTATCAGTGGAAAAATTTGTTGCAATCACCAATTTTTTAACCTGATTATTCCAGCCGCCAGGATTATTTTGTTATTCTAGTAACAACAGGATTTTGCAAAAATGAATTAAGAAAGCTTGTTGTGATATGACGATACTAACTTCTGGAGAGAGTAAATGATTCGCTACGGGTATATGTTGCTTGCGTTATTCATTTTACTCGTGCTTCCCGCCTGCGCCAGCAACTACAAGGAACAAAAAGCGAGCAATTCAACGAATAAAATAAAAGCTCCGACATCCTTTGAACAACTGACCTTCAAGTCAGAAGGAAGAACGGTTTTTGAAGATGAAGGAAAATTCATTCTGATTGAAGGAAGTAAATGTGTTCAGCATGACAGTGGTGAAGAGACGGCTACTGTGCTTCAATGGATTGAACTACCGAGTTACGTGGATAGAGGCACAGTGGTATTGAATGGCTGGGATCTGCGATTCTTGCATGGCGACCGCGAAGTCAATTCGATGCTTGCGGACATCACGCATAGTAAGGTGATCAAGAGTGAGGGTTCTACTTTTTTAGTATTTGAAGCACAAGGTAGACTAAATGATCAGAATCGCAAAGATGCTTATGAATTTTGTGTATTTTATAGCGGTTTTGGCTTTCGCTCAGTTTTTTTTGATGCCACGATTGAAGACGATTACAACGGAGTTGAGGTTTCAACACTACAGGACAAAAATCAGGGCGCACTTGCTACGCTGGAAAATACTGGAAGCAGAGGTACGTTAAAAGGTAACGCCACCATTGCAATTATTCCGCGTGGATTTGATTTTCAGTTCGATGATACATTTGAGTGCGAGTGGCGATTCCCGCCTTGCAAGTGGGGAGATCGCGTGGATTATCGCTTGTTGCAAGCCGCGTACAGCCTCTCTCAATCCGGCATGTTTCCCAGTTTGGATGGCAGTCCGCACTGGGCCGTGCAGACATTGTTTAAGGATAATAGCACGCGCACATACCGAATCAAGGCACGTGCTGCAATGATCCGTGGCACTAGCGTTAAATTGCGCGCAGATTTTTTGGCGTTGAATTCCCGCACTGGAAAAACCGATATTTGCCGCAAAAATGTCGATGGTATTGTTCGCACTCAGACATTCCGCATCAGAGATCTACCCTTTGATTATGCTGTACCATTGTTGACCGGCTGGGATCTTTCATATGAGTGTGAGCAGCAGCAAGTGCAACGAGCCGGGATTTGGTTACACGATATTCATTTTGACTCAAATTCAAGAAGCCTAGAATACAAAGTGTCATCTATTTTGCGTGACAAAGATGGTGTGCCCAGTTTCAGTGTCGCACAGCGCATTACAGTATTAGGGTTAAATCAGACTCGCACGTCGGTTCAGAGTAACCGCGCACCTGTAAATATTAAGATTAGAGAGCACTGATAGAATGTGCTGTATGAAACTAACTGATGGGATCCCAAAGATTTATTTTCTATTGCAAGATAATTTAATGTTATTTATAAATCAATTAATTAACTCTGTTTTTGCTTTGTTTTTCAGACCTCAATGTGAGTTTAATTGCATTATTTAATTGACGGTTTCTGAATATTTTATGAAAGCTCGGCTCGTTTGCTTTTACTAACAAATTGAAAAGTTGATGATTCGTTAAATCTCGCTTCAATTGTAGTAATAAAGCAGTGAGACCTGAAACATGCGCTGTTGCTAAAGAATTTCCGGAAACAAAGTCATAGGTACCTTTGGGCAAGGTCGTTAATATCTCCTCACCCGGCGCATATACGGTAAGAAGATGATCTTCGTATAACGATTGCATGATATTGTTGGCGTTTATGCTGCTAACACCGATGACGCCTGGTTGCCGGGCTGGAAATCCTGATTCTTCGTCGTCTTTATCAGCTTTCGAAGCAATGATAATGATGCCGCGCTGAACGGCTTTCTCGATCAATCTAGCCAAGAGAGGATCATACGGTCCAGTTAAGCTTAAATTAAGAATATCTGCTTCCATCTCGATAGCTGAGTTAATTGCTAATGCTAGTGTAAAACTATTGCAGATGGCTTCAAGGCTACCTGCTTTAACTTCCCAACAAGCTTTTAGTGCGATTACATTGCTATCCGGGGCAATACCGACTATGCCTTCCCCATTATTCGCCTTGGCTGCAATAACTCCAGCAACTGCTGTACCATGAAGTTCGCTGGCTGGCTGCTGTTCCAGTGATTTTTGCGCAACAAAATTCTTACTGTGCTGAATTTGGCCTTCCAAGTCAGGATGTCTGGTATCAACACCGGTATCAATGATTGCGATAGTTACATTTTTGCCCGTAGTCCGCTTATGTATCTCATTGATATTCATTGATTGAATGTTGGCTTGCAGGCGGTAATAAGGATCAGTGTATTCACTACTTGCCATAACTTGGAATGTGCTCATTGTTTGAACACCACTGATGCGATGGTCATTGGTTAATGCATTAATGACCTCATCGATAGAACGATTCTCATCAATTGCATATACAACACAGTGCTCACCAATCTCACTGATTGACCACTGGGAAAGAATTTTTAATTTGTAGTCATCTCCAATACTGGATGCTATTCTTTTGCTCCAGGTCGAACTGCTATAGCTGCCCCTTTGGCGATAGGTTAGATTGGACATCCCAATGGGGATGCTGCTGATGTGCATATCAGTGTAGGTTACTAATATGATGCGATTTGTTTGTTTGCTATCATAAACTTCAGGATCGATAAATAAGTCCCGCCCGGCTTTTGCCGGAAAAGCAAAAACCATTGCCATTAACCATAAGGCAATACCCAGATAGATTTTTAAATGGCTATTTAACATCAAAGTATGAACCTATTCAGACACGGATAACCCTTGAGCCAATTCAGCAAATATAACAGATGAGTGCTCTCGCAAACGAAAAATTGCATCATTTACTTGCTGAGAATCTGTTTGATGATCACCAATTCGAACTTCGTAAACGCCATTTGGAGAGGGCCCTTTAATGATATGTCCTGAAACGCTGTGCACTACGGCGTCAATTTGCTCTGAATCAGGGTGATCCGCAAAAACAACCCTAACGACGTTATTTGTATCGTTTGCACTTTCAGTTGAGCTGGCTAGCGTTCTGTATGCACCTTCTATTTCAGGCTGAACAGTCAAAGAATTAAACATGAACGGTGCTGCCAGGAAGAGCAAGCTAGCTGCTAAAGCAGTGTATTTTGCAAAGCTAAGAAACCGGATTTGGAAGGGAAGAAATATTAAATTTTTATTTAAAACAGTATTTTTACTCGAAATATAAACTTCTGGTTGTGTTTCAATCCGTTTTTTCAATTGAGCAAAAGATGCTTGTGATACTTGTTGTAGCAAATCAGTTTGCTGAATATCCCTGAACAGTCGCTCTTGTTGATTTAATTCGATTCTACACGTAATGCAGGTCTTAATATGATTTTTTACAATCGCATGTTCAATAGGATCTAACGATCGGTTTATATACCAAGGTAAAAGATCCCATGCCTTTTGATGTTCACTTTGACTGGTCATTTTGATCTGCGTGAATACCATCCGTTAACTCCTGCTATTAAGCTCTAGAAAAAATTTAGCTAAAATTTTGCGTGCATGAAACATTCTGGTTTTTACTGTATTTTCCGGACATTGCATAATTTCTGAAATTTCACTGTAGTGTAATCCTTGAAAGTATGTCATTTCCACAACGGCACGTTGTTCCGCCGATAGCTTTTCAAGTGCGGCTTCAAGCCAATTACTGTCTTCTAATTGCGAGACCCAGTGGACTCTTCGGTCAGGGAAGTAATCTAGCTCATCATTAAACTCAACTGACTCATCTTCTCTTTTTGTATTCCGCTTGGCGCTTTTTAATGATTTTAAATAAGCGATACCTAAAATCCATGTTGACGGTCGACACGTTTGATCATAAGTGGCGGCCTTTTCCCAGACCACATACATTACATCATTGATAATTTCTTCAATACAATCATGGTGCCTATTAACACGAAAAATAAATTGATATAGCCGATTAAAATAGAGTTGATAGAGTTGTTCGAAAGCTTTTCCATTGCCAGCCGCGGCTTCTGCGATCAAATGCCGTTCCTTAGCCTGTTGTTCTTGCGAGCTAAAGGGTTTTTGCATCATTTTTAAGTCGGGTATTTCCGCATGTTTTTTATTAAATTTATTGTACTGATTCTACGCCAACTAAAATTTACCCGTTAATTACTTATATTGAATAAAAGGTTCATTCTGGTAGGCAATTTTGAAAAATTAATATCCTACAGTAAAGGAGAATAATATACGATCATCAACGGCATGTGGATGAAACTCCCAATGTAGAGATGATGGAGCATAATACTTTGTTGCAGTATGCGTGGCTCCATAATAACGAACATCTACGCCTATATTGCGGGCAAAATGCCAAGTTACTCCGGCAGTCCAGTAAAGATAATTATACTGTAGTATATTTTTCTGATTATTATAGCCTAAGGTGCTGGATATTTGGATTGAATTAGTAATTGAGTAGCGTCCGATAATCTCATATCCGAAT encodes:
- a CDS encoding DMT family protein, translated to MTFAWYAHLKELNHKPWIIAALISWGIAFFEYMLQVPANRIGYTVLSVAQLKILQEVITLTVFVPFALLYLKEPLKLDYLWAALCMMGAVYFMFRAR
- a CDS encoding LPS-assembly protein LptD; this encodes MKQIIRSIFFLILLGLPLTCWSNESSPVKLESEQKSIIKPQKKPVLIEADRITGYYKQEIEAVGDAVLHHGDNVLTADRMKYYQQTEDAEVEGSVRLERPNDVLQGQRLEINLKTEVGQLTEPRYSMKEGKGRGAGDILLFEGKDNYRIKDTNYTACPEGNHDWYLRAKELEIDNKKEVGTARHVSVVFKDVPLLYSPWLDFSYSGKRKSGLLTPVAGYNVRTGFDVGLPVYLNIAPNIDATITPRIMTERGFLLSNEFRYIGNNNMNGHLQLDILPHDIVRNQTRWGILFTHTQNLGKGWQGFMNYNQVSDDRYFRELTPNLAQTSLVNLSQQGGVNYNGRLGTDGVLNFTGFAQRFQTIQEPFALIVSPYERLPHFAVNAAKYNVGGKLDFELQSSWTNFYHPTLVDGNRTIFYPSVSAPLRNEYGYITPKFGLHYTHYNLAAPVDTKGENVDRTVPIVSLDSGIAFDRQLNLGDRNIIQTLEPRLFYVYAPYRNQDYLPNFDSAVNDFSFAQMLTENKFSGGDRINDANRAVAALTSRFVDKDTGIEFLRLAVGQMVNFTDPRIQLPLPQVTSGRSDFIAAISGRLTQEISTDSNVQIDQSKGVIEKIRSGISYQPEPGKVLNFGYRFTRDVREQVDTSIEQVDTSMQWPIYGNLRGVTRVNYSLNDDKILAGLAGLEYNSCCWALRVVLQRLTTATQTTTTAFFLQLELKGLMGLGNNPLQVLQQTIPGYTSVH
- a CDS encoding peptidylprolyl isomerase; protein product: MHQKNDFWIFLILTIILIPAQITAQELAFVPEAKPINHIVAVVNEDVITRHELDEAIKTAISRMQQQGMQIPDQHILEEQVLESVITKRIQIQHAQEVGLSVAEPELDETINRIALDNQLTLPEFHTVLENDGISYNKFREEIREEMIIARLKEREVKHQVNVTEGEVDNFLQTQEASAVGDDEYRLAHIMILVPENMTADQIQQRAERAEMALTRLREGVEFSQIVSEFSDAADAKNGGIIEWRPISQMGPAFAQILEVLQPGDITSIVQSPNGFHIFKLLGRRAQETPTVIIDQTHARHILIKINELTSENDGKLKILALKDRLDRGESFEEVAKLYSEDASASSGGDLGWLSPGDTVPDFERVMNALLPGEISDPVRSQFGWHLIQVMERRTQDISLDRRRQSARQAIRTRKADVVIQDWLQQLRDQAYIEYRLDQEL
- the pdxA gene encoding 4-hydroxythreonine-4-phosphate dehydrogenase PdxA: MNQKFIPALALTAGEPAGIGPDLCVQIAQQSLSCKLVVIADGDVLLQRAKQLGLPLNLIEVSAISPAQHTAGSLQILHIPTAEPVVPGRLNPANARYVLATLDRAVEACKSEQFNGTVTAPVHKGVINDAGFSFTGHTEYLSELMHSPVVMMLVGGNMRVALATTHLPLKDVAKAITADSIECKLRILQRDLITRFMLDKPRIAVAGLNPHAGESGHLGREEIDIIIPTLNKLRAEGMQLAGPIPADTLFSPAQLKQYDCIFTMYHDQGLPVLKHASFGGGVNITLGLPIIRTSVDHGTALELAATGKANAGSLLTAIDMAAQLAGNQVSFYSHAT
- the rsmA gene encoding 16S rRNA (adenine(1518)-N(6)/adenine(1519)-N(6))-dimethyltransferase RsmA; translation: MRHNPRKRFGQNFLFDQYIINKIITEFYPRKDDRIIEIGPGLGALTRPLLQVIDHLHVVEIDRDIVDKLKIEFSHENMTIHAADALQFDFSALGNQLRIIGNLPYNISTPLLFHLSQFSEHILDMHFMLQKEVVERMVGVPGTSDYGRLSIMLQYRFDMEYVFDVPAESFRPQPKVESAIVRMIPRPVPLLMAIDETLFSQIVLTAFSQRRKTLRNALQQYLTVEDFSALDIDSGLRAENLSVEKFVAITNFLT
- a CDS encoding S8 family peptidase, with product MLNSHLKIYLGIALWLMAMVFAFPAKAGRDLFIDPEVYDSKQTNRIILVTYTDMHISSIPIGMSNLTYRQRGSYSSSTWSKRIASSIGDDYKLKILSQWSISEIGEHCVVYAIDENRSIDEVINALTNDHRISGVQTMSTFQVMASSEYTDPYYRLQANIQSMNINEIHKRTTGKNVTIAIIDTGVDTRHPDLEGQIQHSKNFVAQKSLEQQPASELHGTAVAGVIAAKANNGEGIVGIAPDSNVIALKACWEVKAGSLEAICNSFTLALAINSAIEMEADILNLSLTGPYDPLLARLIEKAVQRGIIIIASKADKDDEESGFPARQPGVIGVSSINANNIMQSLYEDHLLTVYAPGEEILTTLPKGTYDFVSGNSLATAHVSGLTALLLQLKRDLTNHQLFNLLVKANEPSFHKIFRNRQLNNAIKLTLRSEKQSKNRVN
- a CDS encoding zf-HC2 domain-containing protein, which translates into the protein MTSQSEHQKAWDLLPWYINRSLDPIEHAIVKNHIKTCITCRIELNQQERLFRDIQQTDLLQQVSQASFAQLKKRIETQPEVYISSKNTVLNKNLIFLPFQIRFLSFAKYTALAASLLFLAAPFMFNSLTVQPEIEGAYRTLASSTESANDTNNVVRVVFADHPDSEQIDAVVHSVSGHIIKGPSPNGVYEVRIGDHQTDSQQVNDAIFRLREHSSVIFAELAQGLSVSE
- a CDS encoding RNA polymerase sigma factor, whose product is MMQKPFSSQEQQAKERHLIAEAAAGNGKAFEQLYQLYFNRLYQFIFRVNRHHDCIEEIINDVMYVVWEKAATYDQTCRPSTWILGIAYLKSLKSAKRNTKREDESVEFNDELDYFPDRRVHWVSQLEDSNWLEAALEKLSAEQRAVVEMTYFQGLHYSEISEIMQCPENTVKTRMFHARKILAKFFLELNSRS